The genomic segment AGTGCATCCAGTGCTTGATTTTTATTTACTATCTCTAAGTTTATCTCACCAGAGCTATGATAAACTATAAAACGCTTCCTGATCTCTGATAGATGGGTGGCTTTTTCTTCCAGATACTTAATGACTTTAAGCATGGTCAGAAGTCCGCTGTCTATCATATAGTTATCAGCAAAATAGTAATGTCCAGATGACTCTATCCCTAGATCAGCGTGATGTTTTAGCATAGCTTCGCGAATAGAAAGGTAGCCCGCCTTACTAATAATTAGCTCAATCCCCAAACGCCTGGCTAGATCTAGAACATTTCGTGATATTCTAATCCCATGTACCAGCCTAAGCTTCTTATCTGGATACCTGTCCCTAAGTGCCAATACCAAAACAATTGCAGTCAGATTACCATCAACAAAATCACCAAGACTATCAACAAAAAAGGCCCTATCTCCATCACCATCGAATCCGACCCCCAAATCTAATCCCTTTCCCCTGACTAACGCTGCCAGATCCCGCATATTCTGCGGTAACATTGGATATGCGGGGTGATTTGGGAAAGTTCCATCTAGTTCTTGGTAAATAGCATCTATGTCAAGCTTTGTTTTTTGCCTAAGTTGATCCACGAATATCCCGGCCATTCCATTGCCTGAATCATACCCAAGTCTGATCTCCGATAAATTACCAACCAGTCCAAGACAATGGTCAATCCAGATGTCAAGTATCCTCTTGCTCTCTACTTGACCTGTCAATCCAGAAGGGGTCTTAAAGTCTTGACGCTCTATCTTGTCTCTCAAAGCCTCTAGTCCGGTACCTAGTCCAAGGGAAGTAATGCAGCCATTCTTGAGACCGCCCGAAATCTTAATGCCCGAGTAGACTCCTGGATTATGGCTAGCCGTCACCATAAATCCTCCAGCGTAGCCAAACCTTGCAATCGAGAAGTTCAACATGTCTGTTGTAACCAAGCCGATATCTACAACATTTCTACCCTGGGTAACTAGACCCCTTACTAGTGAGTTGGCAAGCTGCTCAGACTCTGGTCGCATATCTCGACCAACTACAATTTCACCTGGGGAAAAATAATCTGCCCCCGCTTTACCCAATAAAAAAGCTAGTTGAGGAGTAACGTCCTCAACTAGCCCGCGAATATCGTAACTTTTAAACACGTCAAAATTAATTTTCACGTGAAACCTCCAGACAATAGAAACAGTAGCGCATGTCACACCACACGTTCAAAAAGCAACACCAAACTGTCATTTCCCCTTTGATTACCTCTGTAGACAACCACCAGAGAAACCCATTTTTGTTTTACTCATCTATTGTATCATGGTTGTGTTAAATGTAAAGCTGATTGTTGTCCTAGCAAAAGACCGGTCTTGTGGGTTATAAATATGCTATATAATAAAACATATGCAGTCCGCCAAGATTCATACTAGAAGCTTTGATTTAATTGACAATCAACAAGATTGGGATCAATTAGTCCAATCTTCTCCGGATAATCACCCCTTGCAGCTTTGGGGTTGGGGTGAACAAAAAGCCAATTTTGGCTGGAAACCCTACAGAATAGCCTCCCGCCTTGAGAACCTTGCTATGCAGGTCTTATTAAAACCAATACCAAAGACTGGCTACTTCCTTGGTCATGTCCCAAGAGGACCCATACGGATTGTGGATAGGCTAAGCACAAACCAAACTTCTAGACCTGGACTCCAGGATACTATTGACTTTCTAGAATCAATCAAGGTTATATCCTTGAGACTTGAACCCAACAACCTAGAGTCTGATCCGAATCCCCCCAGTTTATTACAATATGCCAAGACCTACTCCGGTCATGTCCTGACAAATCATACTTTGATCGTTGATCTAAACAAAAGCATTGAAGAGCTTAGATCCAATATGTCTAACAGTTGTCGGTATAATGTTAATAAGTCTGCAAAACAAGCTTCAGTAGTTAGTCTTCTTGATTACCCCGAATATTATCCAGATATTTATAGTATCTATCAAGAAACAGCCCGAAGGGCAGGATTCAATTTATATACTTTTGATTACTATAAATCACAGCTTAACAACCTTTGTGACAATCTTGATATTCTAATTAGTATCGATAATAAAACCAGCAAGCCCATAGCTTTTCTCTGGAATATATATAGTAAGAACATTACTTTTGAACTATATGCTGGCGTAAACTCTCAAGGTCGTAAGTTGCGAGCAAACTACAATCTAAAATACCAAGCGATCTTAAGGGCAAAACAAAGAGGTCAAAAAGTTTATGACTTCAATGGGCGACTTAATGAACAAGTAGATTCTTTCAAGCGATCTTTCGGACCTACTGTAGTTGATAGGATGACTACTCAAAAGATTGTTCTAAGTAGGCTTGATCAACCTTTTGAAATCTTAGAAAGTTTATACAGAAAAATCAAACGATATAGTAATATTTAACCATGATCAAACTACTTCCTTTTCAAAACTA from the Candidatus Saccharibacteria bacterium genome contains:
- a CDS encoding phosphomannomutase/phosphoglucomutase gives rise to the protein MKINFDVFKSYDIRGLVEDVTPQLAFLLGKAGADYFSPGEIVVGRDMRPESEQLANSLVRGLVTQGRNVVDIGLVTTDMLNFSIARFGYAGGFMVTASHNPGVYSGIKISGGLKNGCITSLGLGTGLEALRDKIERQDFKTPSGLTGQVESKRILDIWIDHCLGLVGNLSEIRLGYDSGNGMAGIFVDQLRQKTKLDIDAIYQELDGTFPNHPAYPMLPQNMRDLAALVRGKGLDLGVGFDGDGDRAFFVDSLGDFVDGNLTAIVLVLALRDRYPDKKLRLVHGIRISRNVLDLARRLGIELIISKAGYLSIREAMLKHHADLGIESSGHYYFADNYMIDSGLLTMLKVIKYLEEKATHLSEIRKRFIVYHSSGEINLEIVNKNQALDALKDKYSDSRLSFLDGISIDEGDWWANIRPSNTEPYLRINLESKSQELTEGVLAELVNFIEGQS
- a CDS encoding peptidoglycan bridge formation glycyltransferase FemA/FemB family protein — its product is MQSAKIHTRSFDLIDNQQDWDQLVQSSPDNHPLQLWGWGEQKANFGWKPYRIASRLENLAMQVLLKPIPKTGYFLGHVPRGPIRIVDRLSTNQTSRPGLQDTIDFLESIKVISLRLEPNNLESDPNPPSLLQYAKTYSGHVLTNHTLIVDLNKSIEELRSNMSNSCRYNVNKSAKQASVVSLLDYPEYYPDIYSIYQETARRAGFNLYTFDYYKSQLNNLCDNLDILISIDNKTSKPIAFLWNIYSKNITFELYAGVNSQGRKLRANYNLKYQAILRAKQRGQKVYDFNGRLNEQVDSFKRSFGPTVVDRMTTQKIVLSRLDQPFEILESLYRKIKRYSNI